The Nymphaea colorata isolate Beijing-Zhang1983 chromosome 5, ASM883128v2, whole genome shotgun sequence DNA segment gtcattttttcttgctgatttcatgtatataattaatgaaaattttataactatcACCGTACCGCTATACCAGAACCCGCTTCCCCGTACCCATACCAGCATCTGTAACCGtgcctatgtgacatagttttaatccatacaaaaaaatatgagctaaaattttcaaaattatgtcGTTCTTAAACATAAGTAGCCGTTATGGCTTGGTGCGTACCCCAAAAATGTACACAgttcatttttagttttaacCTGTTTTTACTATAATCATCTAAGCAAGGGACACAAGTTAACCAAAGACTTCAAGAACAGCATAATTCAGTGTCTGCTTCATAAGAACTTCCATGGGTGTTTTAAAATGTAATGTTTTTGTAGGAAGTCTATTAATAAGGAAGGCCGTTGTAGAAAATACATTCGACCAGAATGTATGAGGGACACCTGTATGTGCCTTTAAGGCAAGACTAGTTTCCACTATATGTCGATGATGCCTGTCAGCAAATccattttgctgaggtgtatgagGAAAAGAAAGTCTATGGAAATTTCCATTCTTCTCATGAAATGATGTTAAGACTTGATACTCACGTCCACGATCTGAATgcagaaattttatttttttgccaGTAAGCTTTTCAATAGATTGAATTTAGGAAAAAAGACCATTACGTCATATTTTTGAGTCATGTAATAGAACCAAATGAATTTAGAAAACCCATCAATGAACACTATAATATTTTAATCTATTAACACTTTGGAttggggctggtccccaaacatctaCGAATACAACTTCTAACAGCTCCTTAGGAGAAAACATCCTATTCTTGAAGTGCAAGCGATGCGATTTGTGTTTTTCGTATGTCTCAcacataaaattattaaaaaaaactatcataCAGTAATTTAGTAAAGTCCAAATCAATTACAACTATTTTAAATGTTGGGTTTCTCAGACGTTGATGATATCTGAGAGTGTATCAAAATGATGAGCACTACATGCCTCATTTGGGTCACATTGTAACTTAACTTGATGGAGACCATTCCTACTTTGTCCTTGTTCTGGAATCCGCCCTGTGCCCTGCTCCTTTATATAACAAGAATTTGGATGGAATTCACAAATGACATTATTATCCTTTACAAATctttgaacaaagaaaaaaaatttggatatcTTGGGAACAATGTAAACTATCCTTCAACTTAAACTTATTTAAAACACAAGAGGAACTGACGTGTTTAATGAGTAGAACTGATCCATCACCAATCTTCACTCCATCTGTTCTATGATAATCTAAGTAGAgtgataaattttttaaattaccaATAATGTGCTGACACCCGTGTCTAGGTACTAtgtttcatcatcatcaaacatGGGAGAGGAACCTTGATTTGCTGTAAGCGCCTGAGCACCTGCacctttgattttctttattaaGAAGATTAGTATATCGATAACAAGATTTAGCAGTATTGATCGATTTCTTTAATTCTAATTTGCACCATGTCTCCAATTTTTCCAGGATTTATTGTGAGCATAATTCTAATGGTGGCCACTTGGTTCCCTATTTTGTTTACTTTGATTTTATCTTCTATTATTTCCTTGTCTCGAGAAAATGTTAGGACTTGCTGCCGTAGAATCTGATTTATCATTTCCTTGATTGATAGGCTTTTTGGATGAACGGCATACTATGTAAATCTCCAATAGACACCGGTTCAATTCTGGTTTCGATGGAGGTCTTAAAGGCATGGTACTTCCTTAGTTGTCCCCTTAAAATCTGCATGATAATGTCTTCTTCTAAACTGGTTTTCTATCAATGTATAACTGATGTGCAAGCATTTTAGCTCTTTTTACATATTCATCAATGGATTTACCTTGCTTCAAGTCTTAGAACTGCCATTTTAGCTGCATCACTCAAAAGCATGAGTGTGCAGTCTTAAGGGCTTGCCAACTATTTTAAATGTTGAGTTTTCATAGTCTTAAGGGCTATGAAAACTCTGAGAGAGAGACGACAGTAGCCAATTTAACAACAGTTGGTTTCTTTGAAGCCACTTTGTGTAATCAGCATTAGGTCTAGTGGTATTTGGTATGAGTTTATAGTGGTATTTGGTATGAGTTTACTGTTAGCACATTTGGAAGGAAGCTCTGCCGTTTCATCCTCTCACAtctttggaaagaaatcctatGAGCAGCTAACCGTTGAGAATATATTTGGATAGAGGAGCATATTTGGATAGAGGAGCAACCGGATGAAAATCCCCATCTAGCTGTTCCTGATTTATTGCCATTTCTTATTTAGATTTGGGCGTGTGATTTATTGCCATTTTTCTTGTAATTCGAATTTTAAACGGCTGGGATATGTAAGGGAAGAAGGGGCTGTATCCTGTAACTCTATATAAGGAGTTGATTcatatgatttcaaaatgggaaaataagagagagaaaaacagagcTTCCTCTGTTTTCGTTTTCGTGGATGTAGGATATTAACGCCTAACCACGTGTTAAGTTTGAGTTGTTCCTTTCTTCCTGCTTTTCTTCCAGGTTCTCCTCCATGAAATTTAACATGGAGAAGCCGGCATTTTATAAATGCCGCAGCTGCTGGTCTGGTTCACTCTTCTCTTACTGGGCGTTGGATTCGGGCACGAGTCTAGTATTTTTTTATCCAAGtctcagattttttggacaattttgTAAAAAGATACGGAATTTACAAGTGCCGCTGGTTCCTGAAGTTCCCTGAACCCTCCCGCAACAGAGAGACTCGCTTCCGACCCAATCTATCTTCAGCTGGGAATCCACAACACCAATACCATGGCCGATGCTGCTTGCTCAAATCAAAGAGATGAAGCATTCAAGGGAGCCAAATCCACCAAGCATAATACGTTGAAAATTACCTCCACCCCACTCAATGGAGCCAACTATTTGAGTTGGGCGAAGGCTGCTCACTTGTTCCTTAGTGGAAGATCAAAGGCAGGATATATTAACGGGAAGATCAAAGCTCCAGCCACTACTGATCCCAATTACGATGAATGGGAATCAgagaatgacatggttatggTGTGCCTGCTCAACTCTATGGAGCCATCCATAGcaaatctgtttacatatcaaGATACCGCGCACAGAATATGGGAGGCTCTGAAAGAACTTTACAATGAGCAAAATTGTCTTGCTCGCGTATACCAGATACAATGCGAGATTGCCAATCTTTCTCTCCATGACCAAGACATGCAGCGGTACATTGAGAGACTCAGGAGTCTATATGATGAGCTCCTCCAATATCGACCAGCGACCTCTGATCCAGTCATTTACAAACAGCGTTTTtaagaagatcaaatcttcaaggtccttgctggattgagtgaggactaCGAAGCCTTAAGGACTCAAATCCTCAATACTATGTCGCTGCCAAAATTCAATgttgtttgtcaaatgattcagagagaggtgtCAAGGCAAAAAGTGATGAATGTCCATCCTAAAACGGACTCCATAGAAGACAGCCAAGAAAGAATGGCATGCCTTTCACAATCgggcactaatcaaggcatacaaaggtaccactcaaacatacaaaaaaatcGCAGCAAACTTAAGTGTACTCACTGCAAGAAATTGGGTCACACGCGTGATCGCTGCTGAGAACTTGTGGGGCGACCGTAGACAAAGACGTcaaccttgcaaactttgtTACCAAAGATAACCTGGAAAAATTCTTCCAGAAATTCTCTAATGCAAATCTTGTATCTTCCCAACCAGTGGGTGACGTCTCAGAAGGTAAGTTCTATGCCTTATTGACTGCCATTAAAAATAAATCTTGGATAGTTGATTCTGGTGTTACTGATCACATGACTAATGATCCCACAAGACTTGCCGATCTAAATAAGGATCTtcatcattttgttttttctgctgatggGTCATCTATAGTTGTTGCTGGCATTGGAAAAACAACATTCTTCGAGAAAAATATTACTTCTACCTTACTTGTTCCTAAGCTTGTTGTCAACCTTATGTCAGTTAACAAAATCACTCAAGATTGTGATTGTCTTgttattttctccaagaaggatgTAACGTTTCAGGACCCAAGCACGAAAAAGGTGATTGGTAAGGGCCGATGCCATGGTGACATCTACACGTTGGACACCGACAGTTTGAGttttttcaccaaatcaaaATCGACTCAAAGGACAGATTATTGAATTTGGCATGCGTGATTAGGACACATATGCGATTGGAACCTCAGTCGCCTCATTCCTTCCCTCACCATTGACGATAATAAAGCGTGTGATGCATGTGAATTCGCCAAATTCACATGCCTCCCCTTTCAGCCAACTCATGAAAGGTCTGAAAAAGCTTTCGATCTCATTCACTCGGATGTTTGGGGACCCGCTCCAGAGGACTCTCATGCTAGTTTTAAGCTATATGTCTCTTTCATTGATTATATGCCTCAGCAAAACGGTattgtagaaagaaaaaaccgacAACTTCTAAATATTGCTCGGGCTCTTATGATGCACATGAACGTACCTCAGATTTTTTGGAGCGAAGCCATTGGGACAGCATGTTATATATCCAATCGAGTTCCAAGCTCTagcatagaaagaaaaattcctCTTGAACTCCTTCTCAATAAGCCGCTCTCACTTAAACACCTCAGGGTATTTGGGTGCAAATGTTTCGTACATGTGCAAgaaagatttagaaataaattccagCAACGTGCGATTAACTGTATATTCTTGGGATACTCAAGTAAGAAGAGAGGCTATCACTATTTTGACCCTCTCTCTAAACATATGATTGTGTCTCGAGATGTAAAGTTctatgaaaatgaacatttttctgACAGCTGTATAAAGGGGGAGGCTAATAACAAAGACTAGGCCTAGGCAACGGGCCGAgccggcccgggcccgataggtTGGCCTGGcggaggcccggcccggcccgtttacattaaaaatatatatttttaatttttttaaaaaataaatatatttaatattattaaatatttttataatttaaaaattattttataattaaaaaatttaatttttaaattcaaatgggCCAGGCCCGAGCCGGGCTCACCGGCCCGACCGGCcggatcgggccggcccgatgcccacccttaacaAAAACTCTGCTGAAAATAGTACTGATGATACTCCACGTCCACTGGCTGACATCTTCACAAGTCAAACGCCTATATGCCAACCAGGGATCGCCCACTTTCCCAGTAACGACAACAGCcttgaaaacattattttggAGGAAGGCGAACCACCTACCAACGTCGAACCTCAACCAGGCATAAGACATTCCACTAGAGTGACTTGGCCTCCATCCAAGTTAAGTGAATACTATACTTGacaattatctttcttttgAAGCTCTCTCGCATAATTACAAGTCATACATCTTTGCTACTTATGGTCATCAAGAGCCAAGAAACTTTAATGAAGCTAGTGCAAACTTACGGTGGAGGGcagccatggaagaagaaatcaaggcacTTGAAAAGAACcatacttgggatcttgttcctCTATTAGATGGAAAGAAACTGGTAGGTTGTAAATGGATCTACAAAATAAAGTTTAAGAGCAATGGAGAAGTGGAGCGACATAAGGCTCGCCTCGTTGCAAAGGGCTTCACTCAGACAGAAGGAATCGATTTCAAGGAAACATTTGCCCCGGTAGCAAAAATGAACACGGTGAGAGCTCTTCTTGCAGTTGCATCTACAAAAAGGTGGAATCTTCAATAGCTTTATGTAAAAGAATGCATTTCTCCATGGTGAATTGGAAGAAGATGTTTACATGGAAGTACCGCAATGAGTTATCTGCCGATCTGGACATGTTTGCAAACTAAGGAAAGCTCTTTACAGATTGAAGCAATCACCTCGTGCATAGTTTGCTCGTCTAATGACAGCACTCATCAAATATGGATTTCAGCAAAGTTATGCCGATTACACCGTGTTCACATTCACCAGAAAATCCAAGGTAACCATCTTGCTTgtgtatgtggatgatatcataCTTACTGGAGACGATTCTGAGATCATGCAggctataaaaaaacatttaaatagtgagtttgaaatcaaagatcttggaCTGCTACGATACTTCCTTGGAATATAAGTGACTCACTCAGACAAAGGAGTATTTATATGTCAACGCAAATACACGATTGATCTATTAAAAGATACTGGATATCTAGGCGCAAACCTGCAAACACGCCTCTTGAGATGaattgcaagctaaggaaagaagatggtgatattgtcgaaaacaaagaaagtttccaaaaactagttggaaaacttatatatttgacagtTACAAGGCCTCACATTATGTATGTTGTCAGCATCATTagtcaattcatgcaccagCAAGATCCCATCATGTTGAAGCAGCTCACCGGATTTTGAGGTACTTAAAGGGGACACCGGGAAAGGGAATCCTAATGAGACGCGACCAATCTCCTCACGTTACTGGTTATTGTGATGCAAACTGGGCTGGGGACCCAAATGATAGATGGTCAACATCAGGTTACTGCACGTTTCTTCGAAGAAATTTGATCACTTGGcgaagtaaaaaacaagccaTAGTAGCCCGATCCAGCGCAGAAGCTGAATACCTTAGCCATGGCCATATGTACGTGTGAATTGATTTGGCTTAAGTCCCTCCTTAAGGATATGAAAGTCGAAACTCACTCCCCAATGGAACTTAAGTGTGACAACATGGCTATTATTCATATTGGCGCGAATCCTGTATTTCATGAATGAACAAAACATATCGAAGTCGACTGTCATTTCgtttgagaaaaaattcaaaatggcATCAttgcaacttctcatgttagaaGTGAAAACCAGCTCGCCGACATTTTCACAAAAAGTCTGGGGAAAGAAAGGCACAGAATGATTGTGGACAAGTTGGGGCAGATTGATGTCTGcctaccaacttgagggggagtttgttagcACATTTGGAAGGAAGCTCTAAGGTTTCATCCTCTCACAtctttggaaagaaatcctatGAGCATCTAACGGTTGAGAATATATTTGGATAGAGGAGCAACCGAATGAAAATCCCCATCTAGCTGTTCCTGATTTATTGCAATTTCTTATTTAGATTTGGGCGTGTGATTTATTGCCATTTTTCTTGTAATTCGGATCTTAAATGGGTGGGATATGTAAGGGAAGAAGGGGCTGTATCCTGTAACTCTATATAAGAAGTTGATTCATATGATTTCAGAAtgagaaaataagagagaaaaacagagcTTTCTCTGTTTTCGTGGAACCACGTTAAGTTTGAGTTGTTCCTTTCTTCCTGCTTTTCTTCCATGAAATTTAACATTTAAGTGGTGCACGAGTGTTTCCATCAACTAATCCCTTTATATGTAATCAAATAGACTCCCATGATAGGTACTTGTCCATGTTGAGTTTAATGGACAAATAATGTATAAGGCAATTGGGAGATTGTAGCAGGGTGTTAGAAACATGCATACCAGGCTACTGTACACTTGAAGGGTTGGATGTTGAAGACAACTGCTAATGAGTTTGTTGTTGAAGATAATGTACGTAGTTGAATCCTTACTATTAGCCCAaatgggctctgataccatatcagaaaaagaaaatcagagatGAGAGAAAAGTAGACAACACAATTAATATGGTTCAACTCTTGCCTACATCAACgaagagagattttttttttttattactctCTAATCTTGTACTCGTATGGTTAAGTGTTTTCATACATGCACACAGTTTACAGTCACCTACATTTGAAATTTGTTGATGGCAGTTGCAATCAGATTTTCATTTCATGTAACGGCACACACTTTCTTTATCCgtctcttttattgttgtaagtacactttcctttcttcctcaaCTAGCGTTCTTTAACCATGTGTCGGTTTTGCTGAGTTGCTTCCACTTCCCTTTTACAACTGCTTGTCTTTCATGCTAGAGACATGGTATAGAACAAGCAGGAAATATGATGGAATAAGCTAACGTCTGCATCATGCACGGTTGCCTTGTTCACAAGATTGACACCTGGTGCTTCGATAGGCAGAACTAGCGGTGATGGCACTCGGAGGCTCAAAAGCAAGTAGAGTGCAACATAAAGgacggagctagaaatttctgaccAAGAAACACCCTACTTTGTTTCACATGTCTGCATTTCACATGTCTGCAGGGCAAGAAGTTGGGTCCAATAAAGGCAAACTTGTCATGCGTTGGTGGCAGCTCAAAATCCTCGAAGATGAAGCGACTAGAAAAAGATGCCAACATAAGGCCAAGCAAATTAAGATAGACAAAGGCTAAAGGCTTGATTAATTCTGAAGTGGGTGGGCTAcgttaaaaaaataagaagaagaagaagaaaataaatcgAAGACCAAgcaatttgaaaggaaaaacaaggcACATTCCATCTCAAAGGCAGCCTTGTATGTACATGGCCATGGCCATGAAGGCCATCCGCATTGAGATACCATGAAGGATGTGCACCGGGTCCATAATGGCCTGCCCCCTGTACATTTCATTGTTAAcctttttaaataagaaattagtACTGCACATGAGCGATGATGAACACGATGATCTGCAGATACAACATGTCATCTGTGATGTGGACATTCATGATGGAACGATACATAGCCAAATGCCAAAACGTCGTCGCTTGAGTAAAAAGAAGTAGGGCGCACGAAAAGGACTAATTTATTTAAAGAAGGCTCGATATTGCCTAGGCCGCAGGCATTTACGTTAGGTTGAAGTAAGAAGGCGGTAGAGCTTCACGAGAGGACAACCACATGGCGATAGCAAAGCGATCTCTCTCCAATGGCAATGCCCCACCAATTTTCCGGATATCATATTTGAAACTAAATGAGGCAGCGCCCATGTGCTGTTTTTGCGTATGTGGTAGAAGGAAACCCTTGAAAACTTCCCTAACTCGAAGTTTCACTGTATGCGGCAGCCAAGAGAGGTTGGTATGGattatgtttgttttttatattattgttttagaatatttgattgtttgtaCGTATTAAGTGTCAGCGTTATTAGTGTTCGGAAATTGATTACTAAGGAATGATTCTTCTTGTTGGACCCAAAGTTTTCCGTCCTCAATTTCTGTTGAATTCCGGTGACCTCCGGCCGGTCTAGCCTTGTTTCACCGGTTAGGGACATCTTCTCCAAGCTAAGAGCCCATATAATAATCTCTCGTTACAATAGGAATTAAAGCGTGATcttgaaacagattcatgaatCACTCACTCACAAAATTTTCGTTTCAAGCAACTCTTTATTGCACAGGATGGTAGGCTCCTTGCGATCAGGTGGACGGCCTCATTCTGTGAGCGCATCACTGAGATATAGATGATATTACCGGACGTTTCTGGAAACTGCTTTTAAAACAAGCATTGATGCTGCTTGGATCTGTCTATTTGATCAGGGAAAAATTAACGAAGCACTGTGGGTATTTCTTTCTATGGTAGAACACGTAATCTATCCTGAAAGCCTTTTACCATACCAACTTGACAATTAAGAGACTTTTCAGAAGCCATCTTTGCTTTTCCATCTCTTGGTCTAACCAGTggattcttcttttttctgcaaACCTGATTTAGTCTGGTTTGATGGTTCACCATATTCAATTGTAGAGCGATCCAGGTTGCCGAATTTGAGGAAAAACTTTACAGATCAGCTGGGTGAGCTTGGAAGAGAAAAAGCTGTATCGATTCCGTGAATTACAAAATTGTCGTGATCTGCGCCTGTCATATATGATGGTCATTCgttcttgtttgtttgattcATTGCTTAAAATGTGATACATGCTGCAATTATAAAAGCTCTTTTTACTTGCTTTGACTCCTATCGAACCAATTGACATCTGATGACGCTTTTTCATTCTATCAGGAAATGTTGGGAGGTCGGCTCTCGCTCTTTCCCTTTACTACCTGAAAAgtgtaaaaccaaaacaagcCAATTAGCCAAATGATTTGTGGCCAAGACAGCATTAAGACAAACAGATAAGATTAAATGGAGAGAGCAACAAAGACCATGTCATTTTCTTTGGTGTTAATAAGTACAAATAAAGATGTCAACTAATCCTATTGAAATGGAATTTAATTGTCATCGCATGTGCTTTATCAGATATTCACAtctttggatttgaattcaaataaaaatgttgataaTGTACCCaaatttaatttctatttttaaactcaaaactgaatccaaatccggaCAGCATTACAGTATCACGATATACAATCTGTTGAGAACCATATGCGTTAAAATATGAAAGGGTTaaacatagaatatttatttaatattagATCAGAAtatgattggatatttatttaaacccAAATCCAGTCCCATGTCATACCTGAATCCGATCTAATTTCACACTTGGGATGTTAAATTCTTCTTCAAACCCAACTTTTTTGAAGTAAttggtccaaattcaatttattATCATATCTAACTACCAATTAGTCTTGCTAAGGTAacctgttttctttttaattttattaaccAGTAGTATATCATCCTCAAGTCTCAAAAGAATTGAACACCAAAATATTTTAGCTCTCACatttccaatttgataacaatTGTCTTTTCAGGGTTCTATCGATATTATGAAACTTGAATACAATCAAACAATAGGCTGGATTGGACAAGCGAAACGCAGAAAGGTAGGAATATGGTGGAATcagtttgtttcttgttttaaatTAACATTTGAAAACTAGATACTAACTATCCTCCCCACATAAACAAACACGTGCAGACAAACAAGTGCAGTAAGAGGGAGGAGCACGTAAACAGAAACCTGAGAAACCTGAACACAGAATTGCAACAAAAGCAGCAACCACAACTGACCAAACCCAAAACGAGAACAAGGGAGAGAGaatacacacagacacacacacctAAAGAAGGAGGATAGTAAAAGATTACaaggaaaaacagagagagagagagagagagagagagagagagagagaaagagaaagagcagaGAGCAGACATTAACTCAAGTACTCAACATTACTAAAAACCCCTAACCAGAGGTTAAGGGAATACAGCCATAGGAAAGTACCGAAGTGAGAGGGAGACTCCACAAAGAAATCACACAAAGAAACAGATACTTGAAGAGGAAGGATAGTAATGACAGGTGACGGACCATATGCTCTTATTCATCTACTTAATTCTTCCAAGCAGAAACGTCGGCCTAGTCAATACATCAGTGATCAGCCTACTCAATCCCGTACTTCTTCTTCAGGACGACGTTTACGAACTCAAGGACCTTGTGAGGGTCAGGGAGTGACTTCGAcacgctctccctctccctgcaCCTCTTCACCCATGCCCCAAGTTTGGGGCTGACTTCCTCCACCTTGAAGTTGCCATGGCTCTCGTAGACGAGGAACCAAGAAGCGAAGGGGATGAAAGCAACGTCTACGAAACCAAAGTGGTCGCCACCAAAGAAGTGTTTGTCCCCAAGAGCCCCTTCTAGCAGCTTTAGGATATCTATGAACTCCTTCTTGGTTGCCTCAAGCGCTTCTCCCTTGAGCTTCCACAGCCTCGATCCACAATCATATACCTATCAACATGAAGAGCAATCAGTTAGCATAGGGTCCAACTGaggaagaaagaacaagaagaggagaaggTGGAAGCAAGAACCAGTCATATGGCTCATCTCCAAAAAAAACTAGCGCTCCATGGTTCCATGgtcaagaaaaaacaacaaatgcTTTGTTAAGTTACCGTCATTCTTGGAAtgttggctctctctctctctctctctctctctgtgtgtgttttcctctttctctggtGAACAAAGATTGTCCCAAAAGAACTCGAAAACATTCTACCAACTGTCCTAAAATAATAGAAACATTCGTTTAATAAGACGAATGGATTAAGGGCCACTCTCTGCTCCACATTAATAAAAGGCTGAAGTCTCAGCTTCCAAAGCAGTTCCACCAAGGAAAgacccctcaaaaaaaaaaaaagagagcgaAAGaccagagaaagaaagagggagagagtccCCACAGCAAG contains these protein-coding regions:
- the LOC116254906 gene encoding probable glutathione S-transferase; translated protein: MAGSEVVLLDFWASPFGMRARIALAEKEVEYEYREENLANKTEFLLRMNPIHKKIPVLVHKGRPVCESLIILEYVDEAWKKSPLLPADPYDKATARFWANFVDAKVYDCGSRLWKLKGEALEATKKEFIDILKLLEGALGDKHFFGGDHFGFVDVAFIPFASWFLVYESHGNFKVEEVSPKLGAWVKRCRERESVSKSLPDPHKVLEFVNVVLKKKYGIE